The Motacilla alba alba isolate MOTALB_02 chromosome 27, Motacilla_alba_V1.0_pri, whole genome shotgun sequence genome includes a window with the following:
- the LOC119712151 gene encoding feather keratin Cos1-2-like — protein sequence MSCCQPCNPCCQPCGPTPLANSCNECCVRQCQDSHVAIQPSAVVVTLPGPILSSFPQNTAVGSSTSAAVGNILSCGGVPINSGGFDLSCITNCYGGSRCRPC from the coding sequence atgtcctgctgccagccgtgcaacccttgctgccagccctgtggccccaccccgctggccaacagctgcaatgagtgctgtgtcaggcagtgccaggactCCCATGTGGCCATCCAGCCCTCGGCCGTGGTGGTGACCCTGCCCggccccatcctcagctccttcccacagaacaCCGCCGTGGGAtcctccacctctgctgctgttggcaacATCCTCAGCTGTGGCGGAGTGCCCATCAACTCTGGAGGCTTTGACCTCTCCTGCATCACCAACTGCTATGGTGGCAGCAGATGCCGTC